The DNA sequence CGTGACGAGGAAAGATTCGAACTGCAAAATGGCAACAACTACTTATTCTGGATTATGGTCGTGACATGTTATGAACTCTTCGCAAAGTTTTAATGTCATGCGTATTTACTTTGTTTTTAGCGCACCATAAGGACAGCTTTCCAACCCGCTGTTTTGTATCGCTGTCagttacttttatttattgaaATTGTAATCACTGTCCTGGACTGGGTGGTCGTGTACGTGTTGCTTTGCGTTTTAAATGTGGTACACTCACTGACCGCCGCCGTGCTGCACGAGCCCTTTAATAATTCAGGGTAAATCTGTGGACGTGTGTTGGCACCAGCGACCGACATGGGGGCTAAGCAGAGCAGCCCAGCCGCTAACGGACGGACCAGGGCTTACTCGGGCTCGGATCTACCTTCTAGCACCTCTACTACCAGCAATGGGAACGGTAGGACTGCAGCCATGGCAATGAGCTATCACTCCTACGGCCAGTCGGCTCACGGGGCCTCGGGAACCACAGCGACCTCCAGTCAACACATTGGCCCCAGGACAAGGTCCGTGGGAGGCAGTTCTGGAGGGTCAGGGCCAAGACCCCAGTCAGGCATCAACATCCCCAACAGCAGTGGAGCCTACAGCTCACAGGAGTCTGGCAGCAGCACCccggaggaggcagagagggacagGTCCAGCTGGGGGCAAGGGGGTCCCCGGTTGTTGATTGGATCATTACCAGCACACCTTTCGCCTCACCTTTTTGGAGGTAAGAGACTGGCTGACAATAAGGTAGCAACATGCAGCTAGCAacgtgtgtctgtgtagtgttgAATCTGGTTTATTCACTGAACTCTGTCTAAATGTGTTTTACACCTGTTACTCACCAATGTGGACCAAATGTGTCCTAACCTCAGTTTTACAGCTACTTGCAACTTGACGACATGTTTGTAGTAATAactgtgtaataatagtgttgcAACATTTTAGATGATCATAGTTTACAGTCAGAATGCATAGGCTACGATTCAAtaactcttcctcctccttatcTTCCccatcttcatcctcctcatcaccATCATTTACTTTTACAGTGCACACCATAGTAAGGAGTGTTCATTATCAGCAGTGAATGTGATACCAAACAGCCTTTTTCTGGAGCGATGGAGAGCATTCATCTGATCTCTGCAACCACAACCCACATCATGTCCACTTCAGTATGATACATCCCTGTCAATGATCATCCCACATGACATATAGTTGTCGGGGAGACAGACTAGACTAACTCTCACCAGCAGTTTCAGCAGACCCTGATGTAGCTAACAGAGTGACATTGATATCTGCTTGAAGAAGCAAAGGTATAATAGTTGGTTAAAAGTCAGTTACAGCCGACTACTGTAGTTGTTGAGCAAGCTAGTCAGTGATATGAGAATCCCGCCTCCCAAATGAGGCTACTGTCTGTGTCCAGTCTAAGGCGAGACCGCCTTGTCCAGATCAGACTGTCAACTCAGCATCCGCAGGGCTTGTTTGCCTTTCTCTTCCCGACATGCTGTTGAAGGATTAGCTCGGTCTAGGAATTTTACAGATTAGGTCCAGAAAACCACACAAAAGATTGTGGTTACTTTGCAGTGAGCTGCTAAATATGCAgacatgctggatagagagagagacagagagattactTTAGAGAGAAGTAATTTCACTCTGCTTTCTCCATATCTCTGAAGGGAATTATcataaaacagagagaaagagagggagaaattaCATGGATTATCTGGGTCTGGGGAATATTTGCTCAGCAATTCTCATGGCTCTGAATGTTCACTTGCCACTGACACTAAATCCATTAGCTGGATTCTCCTTCTTTAACTTTCAGAAAGGGAAGCTTCGACATGCCTCGTCTAACATGCCTCAAGTAATTAATCAAGCTCAACACGCAATGTATCTCAAtagccaccctattccctatatagtgcactacttttgacaatatAAATAGGTTGCCAGTTGGAACGTACCATGATGTTTGTAAGGTTACATGGCCGTCTTTGGAACGTGTGATTGACCAGTGATGGACCATGCAGGTCAAAGAGGCATGTATTCTCCCATTAGAATGTAGACCTAAACAATCGAGCACCAACTGATTGAGCCATTCAATCATCAACTCAACCCATTGAATTTCTCTCCACATTCTGCAGCCCTGCTCGTTCAgacgctgcttctctctcccttgtGCCTTCTTTGATGCACTCATCCTGATCTCAAGCTGCAATTAAATTAAAACTAATTGGATTTGGCCTCCACTCACCTCAGCTGCACTGTTCACTCTCACATAATATACACAGCCTGCAGAACCCCTGCTATCGTTTCATGGAAACAACCAGGTTCAGACTTCACAGAAGTATTCACCTCAGCTGCACTGTTCACTCTCACAATAGAATAGACTACCCAGCCTCCAGAGTCCCTGATGTCACTTAATAATCTTAATGCACCACAGGCCAGCTATTCACTCTCACACAATATAGCCTACAGACAGTATATGCCTTGGGTATTATGGTCTGGTGTAAGTTAATAGCTGGAGCACCTGTGGTGAAAACAGAGCAGCCATGTCGTTGAGTGGTTGAGTCGTTGGTTGCTCAGATGGAATTTCCCCGGCAGCTCTTGGGTTCTGTGTTGAGAGGCCAGCCTGTTCTCTGCTCTCGACCGTCTTCCTGCACCCGGGTCGTGGCGTGTTCTGTCAGGGTGAGACTCAACCACATCAGATTCACTCAGATGTAAACACAGTTAGAATTTAGACTCCTGTGTGTCTGAGAGCAGACGGGGAATATTGTTTTacccacagacacatacacacatacacatgcacacacacacacacacacacacacacacacacacacacacacacacacacacattattttgaCTGACTGGGAATTACTTCTGCTTTTTGAGATTCAACAACAGTGCATTTTCTTTATTCGTGTCAATGTGTATTTCATGTTTTATGAGTTGAAGACACAGTTTTGTAAACCATGTTTATTTCAGGCATCGTTCCATGAATGCTATGAGTGTTTATATTTGGTTCTATTGCCCTTTTGACTGGTGGTAGTGAGTGAGAGAATGTTGTTGTCCTTGGAAGGGATAAATAGGCACAGTGTACCAAGCTTTCTGTCTACTGTGTTGGACTctttctctacgtctctctctcactcgctcattctcttgctttctctctcaccccccctctcccgtcatctcgctctctctctaatgatAATGAAATAATAGTTTAGTGGCTGAGTCAGGGTCATGTTAATACAGTATTATCATAACTTGACCCTGTTCATTCCCCGCATCTTGCAGCCAGGTGAGGTGTGTCTTGGGTACAGGTGTTCTGTAACTTCTTTTGTTATTTATACAGTTAGTAGGCGGTTTTCCCACTGAAAGCTGCTTGGCGACTCTTCTGTTTAACCTTACCACACATTTTAACTTACCCAGGGGAGCAGTGGTGCTGGTCGTGTCTTTGAATAGGCTCTTCCACACCACAGATACACCTACTTTACCTATGACATGACTGCCTAGAGCAATAATAGATGTGTTTATTTGATTTCTGAAAAGAGGTGGAAGCACAACTTACCTTGTGAGACTATGCTTGGGGGCAGTTTTGACCACTGAGCAAGAGGGAAGCTTAAAAGGCACATTAGGCCGGAAATAAGACCAGTACACAAGTGTGTCCACAACACTCTCCCTTTCAGTCACCTGTTCGTGTCTGAAACAATCGCTCAATTACTGTACATGTGTTTGTCTGAAAGCAGGAGGGTCCTAATTCTGGaacagagaaagaacaggaaaTATACAATTTTGTCTTTTttgtgaataaaaaaaaaaattgctagTTGTAGTATTGTGTTTATGTTGTCAGGGACAACCTGCAGTACAAAGTGTGTCAGGTGGTGTCATGTATCACATAATTTTATCAGTCACACCTTTCCTGCCCCCACTAAGACGTTGAGGGGCCTGGAGCAGATGAACAGGTCCACACACCTGCTGTAATAAAGGGGTCAACCGTCCGCCCTGATCCAACGTCTAGCCCAGACACCCAGAAAGAAAACGTCTGCTTTGAAATATCTCCTTCCCATTTCATCAGGTTGAATTCTCAATGTATATATTTGTTCTCTACCCCTTAAAACACAGTGATGTCTGAGTAAATAACATGAATGGCGGGAGGGAACACAAGCTTCAGAAGACTCAGTAGGCTGTAATTTTAGTGTCCTGCCAATGAAACTCGACTCAGGGGAATCCTCATGGCGCTACCTTTGTGTGGTGAATGACTGACTGCTGGGAGACAGACAGTGGTTATAGACAGCTAATAGTAAATAACTTGAAATAGATGTTTCATGGAGTAGCAGTTTCATGGAGAAGTTTTGTTTGAAAGCTGGAGCCGAGCTGGCTTGATTTACAGGCTGAAATGAAGGAAGATTGTCTCCCTGTGAGTATTCATTAAGATTGCACTACT is a window from the Oncorhynchus tshawytscha isolate Ot180627B linkage group LG03, Otsh_v2.0, whole genome shotgun sequence genome containing:
- the LOC112227929 gene encoding E3 ubiquitin-protein ligase znrf2 isoform X1, encoding MGAKQSSPAANGRTRAYSGSDLPSSTSTTSNGNGRTAAMAMSYHSYGQSAHGASGTTATSSQHIGPRTRSVGGSSGGSGPRPQSGINIPNSSGAYSSQESGSSTPEEAERDRSSWGQGGPRLLIGSLPAHLSPHLFGGFMCPVCSKFVSTDEMDLHIVMCLTKPRVTYNEDVLSKDAGECAICLEELVQGDTIARLPCLCIYHKGCIDEWFEVNRSCPEHPSD
- the LOC112227929 gene encoding E3 ubiquitin-protein ligase znrf2 isoform X2: MGAKQSSPAANGRTRAYSGSDLPSSTSTTSNGNGRTAAMAMSYHSYGQSAHGASGTTATSSQHIGPRTRSVGGSSGGSGPRPQSGINIPNSSGAYSSQESGSSTPEEAERDRSSWGQGGPRLLIGSLPAHLSPHLFGEDVLSKDAGECAICLEELVQGDTIARLPCLCIYHKGCIDEWFEVNRSCPEHPSD